The Methylomicrobium lacus LW14 genome window below encodes:
- the hypB gene encoding hydrogenase nickel incorporation protein HypB — protein sequence MLSQGHHHHQHDHSHDEPDAGRLVRIEQELLGKNNAYAMQNRAYFKEHNIFVLNLVSSPGAGKTTLLVETIKTLKDRIPIAVIEGDQQTEHDADRIRATGTPAVQINTGRACHLDAHGIGHAVMDLGAQDNSLLAIENVGNLVCPSSFDLGEAHKVVVLSVTEGDDKPLKYPDMFHAADLMLINKTDLLPYVDFDIERCIDYARRVNPDIQIIRLSSTQGENFSAWTDWLLAQMQALA from the coding sequence GTGTTGAGCCAGGGTCACCACCACCATCAACATGACCATAGCCATGACGAGCCCGACGCCGGCCGCCTGGTCAGGATCGAGCAGGAATTGCTCGGCAAGAACAATGCCTACGCGATGCAAAACCGGGCGTACTTCAAGGAACACAATATTTTTGTGTTGAACCTGGTTTCCAGCCCCGGCGCCGGCAAAACGACCCTGCTGGTCGAAACGATCAAGACCTTGAAAGATCGGATTCCGATTGCGGTGATCGAAGGCGACCAGCAGACCGAACACGATGCCGACCGCATCCGCGCCACCGGCACGCCGGCGGTGCAGATCAATACCGGCCGCGCCTGCCATCTCGATGCGCACGGCATCGGCCATGCGGTGATGGATCTGGGCGCGCAGGACAACAGCCTGCTCGCGATCGAAAATGTCGGCAATCTGGTCTGCCCGTCTTCGTTCGACCTGGGCGAGGCGCACAAGGTCGTGGTGCTGTCGGTGACCGAAGGCGACGACAAGCCGCTGAAATACCCGGACATGTTTCATGCCGCCGATCTGATGCTGATCAACAAGACCGATTTATTGCCGTATGTCGATTTCGACATCGAGCGCTGTATCGATTACGCGCGGCGGGTCAATCCGGATATCCAGATCATCCGGCTGTCATCGACCCAGGGCGAAAACTTTTCGGCCTGGACGGATTGGCTGTTGGCTCAGATGCAGGCGCTTGCCTAA
- a CDS encoding (2Fe-2S)-binding protein — MNTIHSDYPDRKNDVICHCSGTTTQQIIKLIDNGVDNLERISRITGASAGCGACETVILELLTEYPGFKAESNSLAGPKMSL; from the coding sequence ATGAACACGATCCATTCAGACTATCCGGACAGAAAAAACGACGTGATTTGTCACTGTAGCGGAACGACTACACAGCAAATCATCAAACTTATCGACAATGGGGTCGACAATCTGGAAAGAATTTCGAGAATTACCGGGGCTAGTGCAGGCTGCGGGGCTTGTGAAACGGTAATACTGGAGTTGCTGACTGAATACCCTGGATTTAAAGCGGAATCAAATTCGCTTGCTGGACCCAAGATGTCTCTATAG